The Panicum hallii strain FIL2 chromosome 5, PHallii_v3.1, whole genome shotgun sequence genome contains the following window.
TTGCTGTGATTATATTTCTCCAATTGCTAATTTACCTCCCCAGAAGTATCTCCAGTGCTAACTTTGAAACAACAGATTTTAATTCTTGCAGATGAGTCGGTGGAGGACTCCATTGTACATTCTGATTCACGTTCTTTGGCTACACTTCTTCTAATTCGTGATATTCAGGTGAGAATAAAGCAGCCGGGTATTATAACATACACAGTGTATAAATGAATGACTTGTGCATTATTGTTGTATGCCTTCTACAGTCTAAGCGTCTTCCATCGAAGGAGCTAAAATCACCTCAGCGTTACAATGGCTTCTGTCACAGCTCCTGGATTCGGGAAATGCAGCATGCATCAGACAAATCTATAATCATCAGTGAAATACTGGACTCTAGAACAAGAAATCTTGTATCTGTCTCCAAAATTAGTGATTATGTTTTGTCAAATGAACTTGTAAGTATGGCTCTTGCAATGGTAGCGGAAGACAAGCAAATAAACAGAGTGCTTGAAGAACTTTTTGCTGAGGAGGTACTTTTCTAATATGCATCCTCCTTTATCTGTTGACTACCCAGCTTGCCATGTCTTGCTcctgattttttttcctttgcatGTTACAGGGCAATGAGATGTGCATTCGATCTGCTGAATTTTACCTGTATGAGCAAGAGGAATTGAGTTTCTTCGATATAATGGTTAGGGCTCGTGATAGAGAAGAGATTGTGATAGGGTACCGCCTTGCTAACACTGACCAGGCAATCATTAACCCAGAACATAAGGCTGAGATTAGGAAGTGGTCGCTAGATGATGTCTTTGTTGTCATCTCAAAAGGTGACTAATATTCAAGAGCATCTCACTTTTTTTGTGTAAGTGCATATTCTAATGCTAATCCATGCTAATTGAAATGATAACAGGGCAAACATAATGTAAAGTACAGTCCAGTCTTGATCCAAACCATTAGCTCTGTACATCAGTGCATGTTAATTTGTAGCATTCAATCAATCTCGCATAAACAGTTCCATGTCCACCCCTGGAATTTTGTTGTAGCAAATGGTACAGTGAACCAATTCAGTAGAGCTAACTTGTAATCCTTTGAATTGCACATTAATTATCAATTTTTCATTGCAGAATTGATGTTGTAGGACATGCAGCATGTCCTGTTGTGGCTACATTTGTTTGTTCCTGCTTCGTTTGTTTCTCTCAAGATTTAAATCACAATCACTCTGAAATAGGGTTAGCTCCAATATGCATCTGATGCTTTTCAACTAACGATGCCAGATTATTGTCATCGGACACCTAGATTGGCTACAATAGGTTAAAGCATATGTTGCAGTCTTGCAGCATTGAAACCTCTGCGGCGCCCCTGGGGATACTACCAAGAGCTTCTTACATTTTCTGATGCATGACAGTATGTGTTCATAGTATAAAGATTCAAACCAATCAATCAGACAATCACAGTTATCTGTCCCTTCCAATATCTATGCTGGATGTTCAGCTGGTGGTGGATAGCATTGATCCCACTTCAACAGCCGTTAGAATTATCACACTGGAACCCATCAGACTGTACAATGCAGACAGACTGGCACATGGTTCATATTTACAGGTTTCGTCGTCTCCAAGTATATATAAGAAGGTTTTAGTTTGTCTCAGTGTATCAAGTAAATTATGTTACAGGAGGGGACGACCAAACAGAAGCAATACTGCAGCCAAAATTCCACACATCCCACTGAATCTTCAGCTTCGCAGTAACCCGGTTATCTACATGCAACTTTCTTCCACAAGATTTCATATGTGTAGAGCGTCCATTCGGAGTTCTCCGCTTGCATGGACCTCCTTGACCCTCCTATCATAttcatcttcctcttcctcgtTCTCCTCTGGTCTGTGttcctcttccttttcttcttcttcatccgaaCACTCGTTGCTCCAATCGTAGCCTGATCTGGATGATTTTGGCATGGTCCTTGCATCTTGGACAATCTTCATGATTTCTTCTGACGTTTGGTCTGAATAAGAAGGTACCCTGTTATCTCTTTTGTAGTACATGGCTTGTGCTGTCTCCGTGAGTTCCCGTGGTAGGTTCTTTAGGAACCATGGATGGCTCTTTATTTCCATCATTGTGATTCTCTGGAAATAGTTGTAAAAAATATGGCATCAACACTCGACAAGATTACCATGGTCCATACTATGCCATTTGTAGTACGATGTATCATGACTGTCATTTACAGGTTGAGATCATTACCCTAATTGGATTGGCAACAAAGATACGGGCAAGAAGTTGTTTGCAATCTGTAGATATGTGGACATAATCTGGTATCTTGTATTGTACTTGCATTATTTGCTGCAGGTGAAGAGTGACTGGAATGAGGATAAAGTGATGTGGAGGAAGAGAAATGCTAGCAGACATTGGATGGTTATTTATAGCATTGACTATAGCCTGTCACCTGAATGGTCTTGCGTATATTCTTGGGGTCATCCGGGTCTTCAAATGGGTACGCTCCCACAAGCATGACGTAAAGAGTCACCCCACAGGACCAGACATCTGCAAGCTACATAAACAAGTATCACTGTCATCAATGAGCTTAGCTGAATAATACTCTGTTAGATAAATATTAACTAACTATTTTAGGCTAAGAGTGAATCACAAGGTCAGGAGTTAGATTTTTCAGAATGGAATTAGATGAAGGAAATAATTATCTGTTACTCGCACTTGATATGACTTACTGCAGTCTATGTTTTGTGCTAAACTGACAAAGCTTCAAATTCAGTAAACTGGTGTTTTATTGATTGCGCAGCTTTCAACTGGTGGAATTCTGTTCTGCTGTTGCATTAGGAATAAATAAAATGTATAGACCAGTATGTGGGTTGGGATAAATCACACAGTATAAACCATAAAGACGTTAACCCTAAACACATCACACACAAAACACTAGTCATAAGAATCGAAACAGATAGGGGCACCATGAGCATATTATGTTCAAGAAGTCACAGAAGCATCAAAACGCAAATTGGGTGGACAATCTTGTTCAAATTAGCAATATGGCGTACACATGAAGCCCAATGGTCAGCCAGCTAGTTGTGTCCTTATAAGAAGCCCTAAGAAAATTTCTTAAAATAAAGTCCCTGCAACAAAATTTCCAAAATAATGAATCTTCGTATCAAGCCGTACCTAATGCTACCCATGATAGCGCATTCCCTACAATATAAAGTGAAGTCAAAGCTTGTGTAACATTCGGATTGTGCAATGCAAATGTTCATAGTATTGTCCTTTATTGATTTAGTTGCACGTCCTATGTTCTGAAAACTAGATTCAACAAAAGATACAGACGTTAAGCAGTCTCTAAGGAGGATGCAAGATGGAAAATAAGACTGCAGAATATTCCTCCTTAGAACCTGGCTTGTAATGAACCTATCAGAACCAATCTATTCATGCCAATGTTTTACAAAAGAAACTAGAAGCTGAATCCCTCCATCAACAGTTCAAAGGCTAAGAACCTCTCATAGAAACATGGAGAATCTGTAGGATAAGAACCTCTTTTGTGGATGGATGATCTGTCATCAAACAGCTCCACTCCACTTTTCCAATGTCAACATCACTTGTGGTACATATTACCTCAACAAACCAAACAGAAGATGTTCCAGCACCTCATGCTGTGATGCTGACAATGACTCCTCATCCAAATCAGAAGCATTTATCAAGAGAATTTCAGATCCTTTGTTCTTTCAGTAGTTGGGACTACAGCTAAGAATGAAATGCACTATCAAATTGTTGCGAGGTTCATCTGGTAGCCAAATAAGACTGTCCACTAACAGCATGTCAGCAAGACAGCAACAAAGAGGTTTGGCACGTCCACTAGAATTTTACAACTTTTTTAGTTCATCGTCATTAAATGACCAAATTTGTTCGGCCAGAGAACACAACTGCTTATTACGATTTGACAAATAAGATTAAGGATTATATATTTCCTAAGATTCTTCCCTGCTCATGCAGAATTACATAATTTTTGAAGGAGCAACTTTTGTTTCAGAATGATTGATCATTCAACCTGACTTTTCATTACATTGAGAAGCCAAGCATGTAACATCACAATCATAGACAATTGTACCCCCACTATGTGGCTGTGATGGGGAAGTCTGATCACTATTGTtcaatttatgtacctaaaaaGGCTGGGTGAATCAGTAATGTTATGCTAAAACACTGCAAATCTTCGACAGATTTTTTGAGTTCAACTTGCATCTTAATATTTCATATATGAACAAGAAAGCAAGGCAAAAGGGCACTTGCACAAAGTAGTAGACAATGCCTAGATAAATATTGCAAGTAACCTAACAGAAAATCTAGCAAAGCTGCAATAGGAACAAGAAAAACATGTAGTTTATATGAAAGAAACAAGGGAGATAAGCTCACCTTTCCATCATACTCGCGACGGGATAGCACCTCAGGTGCAATATATGCTGGTGTTCCAACTGCAGATTTGGGTCTTGAATGCAACACTGATGACTGTTCCAGACATGGCAGAAACATGATCAATAAGAATTTATAGAAATGTCATAGCATTGTGGTATTAAGCCATTAACCATGGATCCAGCAAACCACCTTGGAATAGCCAAAATCACATATCTTAAGCCGTGGAGCAGGGCTACCATCCAAGAGAACATTCTCCAGCTTCAAATCTCGATGGCATATTTGCTGGTATTTGAAAACTTTGCCCTCAGAATTAATCATGGGAAATAACAAATAGATATGAAGCTCATACATCAAAATACAgttttcacactaacaaaaacCAGAGACTCTACTAAAAAACAGAACACAAATATACGAAACTTTTGTTCTTAGAAAGTAGGATGGGATTTTGTTTCAAGAATGAGGAGGAAATCTTTTGTTTGTATGTTTTGTACCATGTAATGGCAGTAGCTCACGCCACAGATCAACTGCTGAAAGAAATACCGGGCCTGCACTAAGCAGAAAAGAATTAAGTATCACTCTTTCATTAAAAGATTAACATAAACTCAGGAACAAACTGCGAGACCTCATCCTCACTAAACCGCCCACGATCACAGATTCGATCGAAGAGCTCTCCGCCTGCTGCAAACTCCATCACTATCATAAGATGTGTGGGTGTAAGTATCACCTGCAAAAAAATTTCACaaaacaattaaaacaatgTCATTCAGACAAAGAGGAAGAAAATATACTACTGAAGCTAACAGGGTGGAGGCACAATCTGATTTCTTCATCCATTTAAACTTCAcaacagtttttttttttggtcaAAAAACTTCACAGCAGTTTAAGCAGAAGGCTTTGCACCTTTTAAATTTTGAGATTTGCGTGAAAAATCGACACAGAAAACATATGGACTAACTAGTATCTAAAGCGCATGAACCCCTGACATTAAAATGCATACCTAATTCGTGAGAAACACAAGGGGAATAGCCTAAATGGAAAGGGACAAAGAACGGAGGAAAGTAGCAAAAGTTGGCACCTAATTAAACAGCCCCAATCAAAAGATTCCCCCACTACATGCAATTAAGAGGAATCAACAACGTCTCGAACTAACTACAAAATATATCTTCAAAAAAATCCTTGATCCGCCACCCTTTGAAGCCTGTCTCTAGCACTAAAATGGCATCATACAACCTGTGATATTAAAAAAAAGGCGAAGCGAAATGATCGAGAGGGCAAATGGGCAATTAAACATTTCGGTCGACATTGACGAACCTCCTTGAAGCGAATGATGTTGGGGTGGCGCAGCGAGCGGTGGTTGATGATCTCCCTGTACACATTCTCGTCAATCTGCGCAATTTAGATCCCCAAAACCAACAAAATTAGAACCCCATCGAAATCCACCCAGACCCAGTAATTAATCCACCACCAAGCCGTAACAAAAAGTCCAACGAACCCGGTGGCCACGCTCGATGCACTTGACGGCGACGAGCTCCCGGGTCTCACGGTTGCGCATCAGCCGCGCCACCCCGAAGTTCCCCGACCCGATGTCCCGCACCGCCTCGTACTTCTCCATACCTACCTTCTCCGCCTCCGCACCCCGCCGCCTGGGCTAGCCGCGGTCGCGTGCCCCGCGTCTCCCCCTCGGCCTGAGCAAGCACGGTCCGGGGGCGCAGACCGCGGGGGCCCAAGGCGGCCGTAGCCTGATCGCACCTGAGTGGAGGAAGGAGCGGGCCGGCACGGCACGACGgctcaggcggcggcgcggctggtgTGCGTTTGCGTTGCGTTGCGCGGTTGCTCCTCGTCGGCCGGcgggtcggtgcgtgtgcgcaAGGCGATCGGGGATTATATAGAGGTGGTGGTGGTAGGAGCGCAGCGTGACGGGTAGGCCGCGCCAGCGTGAGAGCGTAAGGGAAGGGAGGAAAGGGAATGGAATGGAAGGTGCCAAGGAGGGCGGGGAGGAGCGGATGTCGGGTGGGCCCCGCCGTCTGTGTCCGTGTCCCGCGCCGGGCGCGTGGGCCTTGCGGGGCCTGGCTGGCTTCGGTTCGCCGTCGGGTCCGACGTGTAACATTCCGTTTCGCTTGGATCGGGGGTCGTGTTCTTTGTTTGATCAGGAAAACACCTTTCAGCCTCGGAGAATACCTCTTTACAACCTTTTTGAATTGTATGAATGGAGATACAATTTCTCAAATCTACTTATTCTGTTTCAGATTTAGGAGCTAGCCAAGTTCTTCCATCTGAAATTTATATAAAAAGATTTTCTTGGTATATCTAAGCTCTAATATATTATTAAATTCCTAATCCAATACCCATGGGCCAACTGGTATCCGACACGAGTTGAGGTAAAGTGTCCACCACGGATCATATATATAGGAGTAAGGTTGTATATTTGTATGTTGTATACGTTCACTGGAATTCGAACTAGGTGCAGATCTTCGGCTATTCGGAtggaaaaatattaaatatgcTATAATGACAAACCATTCAAGCGTCGCATTGGTTAGGACGTTAGGTCGTGAATTTGGCTTAGTTTTCTCCATTAAAATAAAAAATGGGTTTCATAAACTTGGACAAGCTTGACTACATTATACCAATCACGGAGTGCTTTAGCGATCTCGTCAACTGATAAACTAAGCGCAATTATTGCGTTGTGATTTTGATCATGCAGAGATACTCAAAATAGCTTTGATTTCGATGCATCCTGCCATGATTCACGAACCAAATTAAGCTTGAGCTCAACCCGACCGAGAGCTTTACAGGTGACGAATTGGAGAAAGACGACGATGCCATCCCCATCCCTGCTCCCAAGCTGCACTCGAAGGACGAGAAAAGGAAGAAATAATAAAAGGGATCGATTACTGCCGCCGCCACGTACAGGTACAGCCTCTCTGCTTCCCTTCTGTTCCCGTCCCCGGAAAACATGGGCGCCGGACAAATCATGCACGCATGGAGCTGGCGCCCTCCGTCCGGCGCCATGTGAGCGCGCGTGTCGTACGCCCGCCATGATCAACCGGCCGCTAGCGAAAGGTAATTAGGCGGCGGCTTTGTTTCCCCGCACTGTCTCCTGGCTAATCAAGCATACTAGCTAGACAACGTGCCAGCGGCCGACACTATTCATGTCCGGTCCGGGCGCCAAATGCCGTGGACGCCACACCACGCCGCCGAACCGTGGCCTCAGCTCCTAAAGGCCACACGAGCCAAGCGTCGCGCAGCGCGTGTAGCTCGTGTCAAATCACGTATGGGCACGTACGCCGCGCGCGCCACTGCACGTATCCTTCGCCCCCCAGTCAATTCCCTCGGCCGGCCGCGTGGCAGTTCAGGCCTCAGGCCTCAGGGCGCGCCGGGAGGGAGAGACGGACATGatgtgcgcgcgcggcgggccgGTGACCTGCCGACCCCGGGGAGTTGATGtgtgcccgcgccgcgcgcgagcaGGTGACCTGCGCGTCATGGTGGTGGGCGAACGCGACCGTCTGGAGCCTCTGGATCTGTCTCCTCCTCACTGCCGACTTGCCGATCGAGCCGTCATGACTCACGCTTGCTCTCGATCGATCGGCTGAGCTGTGTGTGCGTATGGGGCCATGGGGGTATGGCGATTCCGCTGCGTGGCTGCGTGCCGGAACGCGACTCGATCGAGCTCGCCCATCGCGTTTAGTTCGGAGAGATCGATCGGGATGCGTCAGGGGACGTGTGATGTGGACTTTGGCTTGTGTTTGTTTGCGTGGAGGGGCGGTATGGGCAGCGAGGTGTAATTTGCGGCTAGCGACTGGAGAAGATTTTTGCGAGCGTCGATTAGGGTGATGCTACCAGGTCGTCGTCTCTATCTGATACGCTGTCAGCCAACGCATCAGGCGGCTGTAACATTGCGGCCGGGGAGATGTATACTAAACCATCGGAAAAACAGTGGATTGGCAAGCTACAACCTCAGTGTGATCGTATAGCTAGACGACTAGACCACACTTGTATAATTTGTAAACGCTTTCAGGTACCAAACACTGGAATTTGAAAACTACTCGCAGTCGCAGGGTACGCTACAACGAAATCATCGTACACAGTACGGTAGATGAATGCTTTTCTTTCGCTTCAGAGTTTCAGCCGGGAACACAGgcatgaaaaaaagaaaaaactgaACAAAGGTAGCGGAAGCATGGGCACGGACCTGCCCTTCAGAGTTCCGAAGCGTGGCATGTTTGGTCATGCAGAGCCTCGCACGCTCGCACCACGCGGTTTATTGCCCGCAGCATCCTATGATCACGACACAACGGAAAACTAGCTAATGTTGCCGTGTGTTTTGGTGTCCATCTCTGAATAGGACGACAAGATATCAAGCGAACTTTGTCAAAGTTAAAAAGAAATATTACTATACCTGATACCTGGATGGAGCAGTTAATTAATAACCAAAGTCATGGTTTGAACGTTGAATCCTGGAACACCAGACATGCAGGCACAAGTGGAGGGGAGTTATTAGTAAAATCAAAACAGTATCTGCCAATTCTTTTTTTCTAATCAAAGTTCTTAGCGCCGAAGGTACTAGCTCCAGGCCGCCATGTGGCCCCGCGCGACGCCATGCAAGCGACAGGCGAGAAAGAGCCAGCAGCTCGCCGGCGACCAACCCGCTGCCGACGTGGCGCGGGCCACGACGGAACACGAACGCATGGCCGGATCCGGTGCGGCTGCGTTGCCCTCCTGCCTCGGTCACCTGCGTAGCGGAGGAGCGGCCACGGGACAGTGCAAGGCACCGGAACAATCCAAGATGCAGAACCCGGCAGTAGATCATGTCCCCGTGCTGAAACACAGAAACAGCGCGCTGGCACCTGTTGGCTCCTAGCCAGCGGTACACGCATGCACAGGGTGCTGACGCGTACCGGTCGACGGTCATTAGTCGTCTGAGACTGAAACCTCTGCGTACTTGTCGGAATTAATTGAATCGAACTTTATTCAGTTCAGCTGGTCGCCGGAGTAGAATTTGGCTACCTACGCCGTCACATATTGTAGTACAGTCGTATATTCTCTCCGACCTGGAAAGGCCGCCCACGGACGCACGCGTCGATCGGCCCAAAAGCGGGCTGCCAGATTCATCGTTCGCGATCCGAATGGCCAGCACCTTTGCGCTGCTCTCCTGTCGGATCACGGGCTGATCGGTACTACTGCTCTTACCTTAACTAGTCGTGAGGGCAAAGGAGGGCCGGCCTGGTTGTGTTCGGCGCGCATGCGCACCATCGCTGCGGCCATGTGATGTGCCGGGCCCCGCGCGCGCGGCTTCGAACAACTCACGTATCCACAGCGCGATTACGATGGGGCAACGGTCTCTCCCCGGCCCTCCTCTTCGTCTGGTCTCGCCAAGCAGTGCCGGAGGTTTCAATTCGCTGCGGTTTTGTTGGCCCCTCGGGATTGTGTAACTGAGATTTCCTTAAGTGATGAAACATCTACTTTTGTACATTTAGGTTAGAGTCTCTAATTCACTACGGATATTCGTGTTTTCGGCTAatattattttttatataaGAGAAACCTAACTCAAGAGCACTATTAGCTTCCTCTGGACTGCCTTTTCGCACCGTCCGTGCAACCCTGTTGTCAAGGTGCATGCTGGATGGTAACGTGTGCCAAAATTTTCACATCAAAGA
Protein-coding sequences here:
- the LOC112895524 gene encoding serine/threonine-protein kinase SAPK4, coding for MEKYEAVRDIGSGNFGVARLMRNRETRELVAVKCIERGHRIDENVYREIINHRSLRHPNIIRFKEVILTPTHLMIVMEFAAGGELFDRICDRGRFSEDEARYFFQQLICGVSYCHYMQICHRDLKLENVLLDGSPAPRLKICDFGYSKSSVLHSRPKSAVGTPAYIAPEVLSRREYDGKLADVWSCGVTLYVMLVGAYPFEDPDDPKNIRKTIQQIMQVQYKIPDYVHISTDCKQLLARIFVANPIRRITMMEIKSHPWFLKNLPRELTETAQAMYYKRDNRVPSYSDQTSEEIMKIVQDARTMPKSSRSGYDWSNECSDEEEEKEEEHRPEENEEEEDEYDRRVKEVHASGELRMDALHI